In the Ursus arctos isolate Adak ecotype North America unplaced genomic scaffold, UrsArc2.0 scaffold_19, whole genome shotgun sequence genome, one interval contains:
- the CES3 gene encoding carboxylesterase 3 isoform X2, with protein MGTVVRSGSRVQLWVACLLLACPATATGPEVTQPEVDTPLGRVRGRQEGVKGTDRLVNVFLGIPFAQPPLGTGRFSAPRPAQSWEGVRDASTAPAMCLQDLQRTDNSRFVLNGKLRLFPISEDCLILNIYSPAEATTGTRRPVMVWIHGGSLMSGAATSQDGSALAAYGDVVVVTVQYRLGFLGFLSTGDEHAPGNWGFLDVVAALHWVQGNISPFGGDPNSVTISGNSAGSCIVSALVLSPLAAGLFHRAIAQSGVIAMSLTPDSNPRVLAQNTTASYTIDGTFFPKSPMELLKERHFNSVPFLVGVNNDEFGWLILRAWGFLDKMEQLSPEDILAIVRPYLASMGVPPEVMPSIIDEYLGSDSNAEAKRNAFQDILADIIIILPSLNFSRNLRDSGVPVFFYEFQHRPSSFMKFKPEWVRADHAAEIAFMFGGPFLTDESSLLAFPEATEEEKQLSLTMMAQWTQFARTGDPNGEGLPPWPPFNQLEQYLEISLTPKVGQKLREDRMRFWAETLPAKIQQWQQMQKSRKAQGEL; from the exons ATGGGGACAGTGGTAAGAAGTGGGTCCAGGGTCCAGCTCTGGGTGGCCTGTCTGCTCCTGGCATGCCCTGCTACAGCCACTG GGCCTGAGGTCACTCAACCTGAAGTGGACACCCCCCTGGGCCGCGTTCGAGGCCGGCAGGAGGGTGTGAAGGGCACAGACCGCCTTGTGAATGTCTTCCTGGGCATCCCGTTCGCCCAGCCACCTTTGGGAACTGGCCGATTCTCAGCCCCGCGCCCAGCACAGTCCTGGGAGGGTGTGCGGGATGCCAGTACTGCCCCTGCGAT GTGCCTGCAGGATCTGCAGAGAACGGACAACAGTAGATTTGTGTTGAATGGAAAGCTCCGGCTCTTCCCTATTTCAGAGGACTGCCTGATCCTCAACATCTACAGCCCAGCTGAGGCCACTACGGGGACCAGACGGCCG GTCATGGTATGGATCCATGGAGGCTCTCTGATGTCCGGCGCTGCCACCTCCCAAGACGGGTCAGCCTTAGCTGCCTACGGGGATGTGGTAGTGGTCACAGTCCAGTACCGCCTGGGATTCCTTGGCTTCCTCAG CACTGGGGATGAGCATGCGCCTGGCAACTGGGGCTTCCTAGATGTGGTGGCTGCTCTGCACTGGGTGCAGGGGAACATCTCCCCCTTTGGAGGTGACCCCAACTCCGTCACCATCTCAGGCAACTCTGCTGGCTCCTGCATCGTCTCTGCCCTG GTCCTGTCCCCGCTGGCTGCAGGGCTCTTCCACAGAGCCATAGCACAGAGCGGAGTCATCGCCATGTCACTGACCCCGGATTCCAACCCAAGGGTCCTGGCTCAG AACACTACAGCTTCCTACACCATTGATGGTACCTTCTTTCCCAAGAGCCCCATGGAACTCTTGAAGGAGAGGCACTTCAACTCTGTGCCCTTCCTTGTGGGTGTCAACAATGACGAGTTTGGCTGGCTCATCCTCAGG GCCTGGGGTTTCCTGGATAAGATGGAACAGTTGAGCCCGGAGGATATATTGGCCATAGTGAGACCCTACTTGGCCAGTATG GGTGTGCCCCCTGAGGTGATGCCGAGCATCATAGATGAATACCTAGGCAGCGATTCCAACGCAGAAGCCAAACGCAACGCCTTCCAGGACATTCTGGCTGACATCATCATAATCTTGCCCTCCTTGAATTTCTCTAGAAACCTCCGAG ATTCTGGAGTCCCTGTCTTTTTCTATGAGTTCCAGCATCGACCCAGTTCTTTCATGAAGTTCAAGCCGGAGTGGGTGAGGGCTGACCATGCGGCTGAGATAGCCTTCATGTTCGGGGGTCCCTTCCTCACGGACGAGAGCTCCCTGCTGG CCTTTCCAGAAGccacagaggaggaaaagcagcTGAGCCTCACCATGATGGCTCAGTGGACCCAATTTGCCCGGACGGG ggaccccaatgGTGAGGGGCTGCCTCCATGGCCCCCCTTCAACCAGTTGGAGCAATATCTGGAAATCAGCCTGACACCAAAAGTTGGCCAGAAGCTGAGAGAAGACCGAATGCGGTTCTGGGCAGAGACGCTTCCTGCCAAGATCCAGCAATGGCAGCAGATGCAGAAGAGCAGGAAGGCCCAGGGGGAGCTCTGA
- the CES3 gene encoding carboxylesterase 3 isoform X1 produces the protein MGTVVRSGSRVQLWVACLLLACPATATGPEVTQPEVDTPLGRVRGRQEGVKGTDRLVNVFLGIPFAQPPLGTGRFSAPRPAQSWEGVRDASTAPAMCLQDLQRTDNSRFVLNGKLRLFPISEDCLILNIYSPAEATTGTRRPVMVWIHGGSLMSGAATSQDGSALAAYGDVVVVTVQYRLGFLGFLSTGDEHAPGNWGFLDVVAALHWVQGNISPFGGDPNSVTISGNSAGSCIVSALVLSPLAAGLFHRAIAQSGVIAMSLTPDSNPRVLAQSFADSLGCSSTSSAEMLQCLRQITNEEQILNKKLNTTASYTIDGTFFPKSPMELLKERHFNSVPFLVGVNNDEFGWLILRAWGFLDKMEQLSPEDILAIVRPYLASMGVPPEVMPSIIDEYLGSDSNAEAKRNAFQDILADIIIILPSLNFSRNLRDSGVPVFFYEFQHRPSSFMKFKPEWVRADHAAEIAFMFGGPFLTDESSLLAFPEATEEEKQLSLTMMAQWTQFARTGDPNGEGLPPWPPFNQLEQYLEISLTPKVGQKLREDRMRFWAETLPAKIQQWQQMQKSRKAQGEL, from the exons ATGGGGACAGTGGTAAGAAGTGGGTCCAGGGTCCAGCTCTGGGTGGCCTGTCTGCTCCTGGCATGCCCTGCTACAGCCACTG GGCCTGAGGTCACTCAACCTGAAGTGGACACCCCCCTGGGCCGCGTTCGAGGCCGGCAGGAGGGTGTGAAGGGCACAGACCGCCTTGTGAATGTCTTCCTGGGCATCCCGTTCGCCCAGCCACCTTTGGGAACTGGCCGATTCTCAGCCCCGCGCCCAGCACAGTCCTGGGAGGGTGTGCGGGATGCCAGTACTGCCCCTGCGAT GTGCCTGCAGGATCTGCAGAGAACGGACAACAGTAGATTTGTGTTGAATGGAAAGCTCCGGCTCTTCCCTATTTCAGAGGACTGCCTGATCCTCAACATCTACAGCCCAGCTGAGGCCACTACGGGGACCAGACGGCCG GTCATGGTATGGATCCATGGAGGCTCTCTGATGTCCGGCGCTGCCACCTCCCAAGACGGGTCAGCCTTAGCTGCCTACGGGGATGTGGTAGTGGTCACAGTCCAGTACCGCCTGGGATTCCTTGGCTTCCTCAG CACTGGGGATGAGCATGCGCCTGGCAACTGGGGCTTCCTAGATGTGGTGGCTGCTCTGCACTGGGTGCAGGGGAACATCTCCCCCTTTGGAGGTGACCCCAACTCCGTCACCATCTCAGGCAACTCTGCTGGCTCCTGCATCGTCTCTGCCCTG GTCCTGTCCCCGCTGGCTGCAGGGCTCTTCCACAGAGCCATAGCACAGAGCGGAGTCATCGCCATGTCACTGACCCCGGATTCCAACCCAAGGGTCCTGGCTCAG AGCTTCGCAGACTCCCTGGGCTGCAGCTCTACCTCCTCGGCTGAGATGTTACAGTGCCTTCGGCAGATAACAAATGAGGAGCAGATCCTTAACAAGAAGTTG AACACTACAGCTTCCTACACCATTGATGGTACCTTCTTTCCCAAGAGCCCCATGGAACTCTTGAAGGAGAGGCACTTCAACTCTGTGCCCTTCCTTGTGGGTGTCAACAATGACGAGTTTGGCTGGCTCATCCTCAGG GCCTGGGGTTTCCTGGATAAGATGGAACAGTTGAGCCCGGAGGATATATTGGCCATAGTGAGACCCTACTTGGCCAGTATG GGTGTGCCCCCTGAGGTGATGCCGAGCATCATAGATGAATACCTAGGCAGCGATTCCAACGCAGAAGCCAAACGCAACGCCTTCCAGGACATTCTGGCTGACATCATCATAATCTTGCCCTCCTTGAATTTCTCTAGAAACCTCCGAG ATTCTGGAGTCCCTGTCTTTTTCTATGAGTTCCAGCATCGACCCAGTTCTTTCATGAAGTTCAAGCCGGAGTGGGTGAGGGCTGACCATGCGGCTGAGATAGCCTTCATGTTCGGGGGTCCCTTCCTCACGGACGAGAGCTCCCTGCTGG CCTTTCCAGAAGccacagaggaggaaaagcagcTGAGCCTCACCATGATGGCTCAGTGGACCCAATTTGCCCGGACGGG ggaccccaatgGTGAGGGGCTGCCTCCATGGCCCCCCTTCAACCAGTTGGAGCAATATCTGGAAATCAGCCTGACACCAAAAGTTGGCCAGAAGCTGAGAGAAGACCGAATGCGGTTCTGGGCAGAGACGCTTCCTGCCAAGATCCAGCAATGGCAGCAGATGCAGAAGAGCAGGAAGGCCCAGGGGGAGCTCTGA
- the LOC113251731 gene encoding LOW QUALITY PROTEIN: uncharacterized protein LOC113251731 (The sequence of the model RefSeq protein was modified relative to this genomic sequence to represent the inferred CDS: deleted 1 base in 1 codon; substituted 1 base at 1 genomic stop codon) has product MYLNTRKQYKWLSFSEDVPYLNVHAAVRARGDALRPLSIHVHLCAAGLSHSTATPPPSAQASAFHARVIVRFPGGACLVGSASICDASELAAREKVLLMLLQHRLGILGFLSAGDRQAGGNWALLDQVAAQGWVQKNIAAFGGDPGCVTLFGQSSGAMCISGLVSAVPGQTQHRLSSARSHECILHRTDPRADKEKYPFYSSTKREVFSILQMKKLSPEKLSSLIQNTLESRERFEAGKCPNPLASWHENLQNLYCVISPHPSSSHTPHFSCNFTLVLPPKALVLRTSNALHILFPPGRAWKALTTTYSSIFLKGLNIISVKNSWTPTSKGKVTQGRVREGGRVKTSMNNPLSFLLLGRNPNGGKLPYWPHYNKEEKYLQVDFTTRVGVKLREEKMAFWMRLHQHXGPEKQRHF; this is encoded by the exons ATGTATCTCAACACGCGAAAACAATACAAGTGGCTGAGCTTCAGCGAGGACGTTCCGTACCTGAACGTGCACGCGGCAGTGCGTGCGCGTGGGGACGCTCTGCGGCCGCTGAGTATTCACGTTCATCTGTGCGCCGCCGGGCTCAGCCACTCCACCGCCACCCCCCCACCTTCCGCTCAGGCCTCGGCTTTCCACGCCCGGGTGATAGTCCGGTTCCCAGGAGGCGCCTGCCTCGTGGGCTCCGCTTCCATATGCGATGCCTCCGAACTCGCCGCCCGCGAGAAAGTGCTGCTCATGCTGCTGCAG CATAGGCTCGGCATCCTGGGCTTCCTGAG CGCAGGCGACAGGCAGGCCGGCGGGAACTGGGCGCTGCTGGACCAGGTGGCGGCTCAGGGCTGGGTACAAAAAAATATCGCAGCCTTCGGTGGAGACCCAGGCTGTGTAACCCTGTTTGGCCAGTCTTCGGGGGCCATGTGTATCTCGGGACTGGTGAGTGCAGTGCCTGGACAGACGCAGCACAGACTCAGTTCCGCGCGTTCCCATGAGTGCATCCTTCACCGCACAGACCCACGTGCAGAT AAAGAGAAGTATCCTTTCTACAGTTCTACAAAAAGAGAAGTTTTCTCCattctgcagatgaagaaattgagccCAGAAAAGTTAAGCAGCCTTATTCAAAATACATTGGAGAGCAGAGAAAGATTTGAGGCAGGGAAGTG TCCCAACCCCTTAGCCTCTTGGCATGAAAATCTTCAAAATCTTTACTGTGTCATCTCTCCACATCCATCCTCTTCACACACCCCACATTTTTCTTGTAACTTTACACTCGTGCTTCCTCCAAAAGCCCTGGTCCTTCGTACCTCCAATGCTTTGCACATACTGTTCCCTCCTGGAAGGGCCTGGAAGGCCCTTACCACCACatactcttctatttttcttaaaggtCTAAATATCATCTCTGTAAAGAATTCTTGGACCCCAACTTCCAAAGGGAAGGTGACTCAGGGTAGGGTaagagaaggaggcagggtgAAGACGAGCATGAAcaatcctctttccttcctccttctgggCAGAAACCCCAATGGTGGGAAGTTGCCCTACTGGCCACACTACAACAAGGAGGAGAAGTACCTGCAAGTGGATTTCACCACAAGGGTGGGTGTGAAGCTCAGGGAGGAGAAGATGGCCTTTTGGATGAGACTGCACCAGCATTAAGGACCTGAGAAGCAGAGACATTTTTGA